TTCGGCGACGAGGTCAAGCGCCGCATCCTCCTCGGGACGTACGCGCTCTCCGCGGGCTACCACGACAAGTACTACAAGCAGGCCCAGGAGGCGCGGTCGTGGGTGAAACAGGACTTCGACGAGGCGTTCGATGACGTGGACGTGCTCGCGTCGCCGACGATGCCGATGCTCCCGCCCGAGTTGGGCGAGAGCCTCGACGACCCGCTGAAGATGTACCTCGCGGACGCCAACACCACCCCCGTGAACCTCGCGAACCTCCCCGCAATCTCCGTGCCCGCCGGCACCTCGGAGGGCCTCCCGGTCGGCCTCCAACTCGTCGGCCCGAAGTTCGGCGAGGAGACCATCGTCAACGCCGCCGCCGCGGTCGAAGACTGACCGGTTCTCCCCCTAACGCTTTCTCGCTGGCCGCCCCACGGTGACACATGGCACGCGCCGAGGGTGGCTCGGGCCCCGGCCCCGACCAGCCGGTCGCCGCGGAGACCGACTACACCGACGAGGCCGACGTGACGGTCACCGAGGAGGGCACCCAACTCGAGCGCTCCATCGGCCTCGCGGGCGCGCTCTCCATCGGCGTCGGGACGATGATCGGCGCCGGCATCTTCGTGTTCCCCGGCATCGCGGCCGGCGAAGCGGGCCCCGCCGCGGCCGCGTCGTTCGCAATCGGCGCTGTCGTCGCGCTCCTCGTCGCGCTCCCCACCTCCGAGTTGGCGACGGCGATGCCGCGGTCCGGCGGCGGATACTACTTCGTGTCGCGGGCGCTCGGCACGCTCGCCGGCGCCGTCGTCGGTATCGGCCTCTGGCTCGGGCTGGTGTTCGCGTCCGCGTTCTACCTCCTCGGGTTCGGGAGTTACGCCGCCGAACTGCTCGCGTCCGCCGGAGCCGTCCCCCGGTTCGACCCCGGTCCGCCGCTCGCGCTCGCGTTCGGCGCGGTGCTCACCGGCGTCAGCGTCACCGGCACCGAGAACACCGCGAAACTCCAGAACGTCGTCGTCGGCCTGCTGTTGGGGATTCTCGTCTTGTTCCTCTCCTACGGTGGTCTCGACGCGCTCGGCGTCTTCGGCCGCGAGACGGCGCCCGAGACGTTCGCGCCCTTCGGTCTCGCGCCGATTCTCACCACGTCCGCGCTCGTGTTCACGTCCTACCTCGGCTTCGCGCAGGTGGCGACCGTCGCCGGCGAAATCAAAAAGCCGAGGCGGAACCTCCCGCTCGGCATGGTCGGGTCCGTGCTCGCCGTCGGCTTCCTGTACGTCGTCGCCGTGCTCGTCGCG
The nucleotide sequence above comes from Halobacterium litoreum. Encoded proteins:
- a CDS encoding APC family permease yields the protein MARAEGGSGPGPDQPVAAETDYTDEADVTVTEEGTQLERSIGLAGALSIGVGTMIGAGIFVFPGIAAGEAGPAAAASFAIGAVVALLVALPTSELATAMPRSGGGYYFVSRALGTLAGAVVGIGLWLGLVFASAFYLLGFGSYAAELLASAGAVPRFDPGPPLALAFGAVLTGVSVTGTENTAKLQNVVVGLLLGILVLFLSYGGLDALGVFGRETAPETFAPFGLAPILTTSALVFTSYLGFAQVATVAGEIKKPRRNLPLGMVGSVLAVGFLYVVAVLVATSAFPSAELGAFGETAMVNVARALVGPVGAYAILVAGLLATVSSANASILSSSRAVYALSRDALLPSRAGRVNLRYGTPHVALGMAGVPVLALVALGRVEVLAEVASFLHLVMYGLVCVALVVLRRRDPDWYDPDFRVPGHPVVPLVGAAASFAMLLFMQPLSQAVGVALMLAAVAWYGYYARDVDLSGVSA